A part of Demetria terragena DSM 11295 genomic DNA contains:
- a CDS encoding glycine--tRNA ligase, giving the protein MLTVQEALIRLQKFWTDRGCMVVQPYNTEVGAGTMNPATVMRVLGPEPWRVAYVEPSVRPDDSRYGENPNRLQTHTQFQVILKPEPGNPQELYLESLEALGIDIGAHDVRFVEDNWQHPAIGAWGLGWEVWLDGMEITQFTYFQQVGGQNVDPVSVELTYGIERIMMAQQGVTHFKDMEYAPGVSYGEVFGQVEYEMSRYYLDDADVSTNQDLYERYVREAQRAIDARLPVPAWTYVLKSSHAFNVLDSRGAMSTTERAKAFSTMRRLSRDIGQLWVERRAELDFPLLKSEMPQIQVGSAVQSPEPDEADLIAPRELPSDAQDLALEIGVEELPPHVVEQAIEQVRAGLTEGLGQTRLEHGEIDVVGTPRRIVATIRDLSAHEPDAESLRKGPKVTAAFDSDGEPTKAGAGFARGQKVDPAELVRAEFDGVEHVAVKVTEQGRPVLEVARQVITDVVGGLRADKNMRWNDPQLAYSRPIRWIVALWGETVVPVEVSALRAGRTTYIQRTDATPHVVISSAGQLRPTLESRGLTLDPQVRRGQVVDQAQALAASVGGSIDVAAEAALIDEITNLVEEPHGIVGSFGPKYLEVPEQILTTVMRKHQRYLPVRDSSGALMAHFVTIANGDCDDDLVRAGNESVLRARYEDAAFFYHSDLKVDLAELRSGINKLTFEDRLGSMADRADRISDIAASLSANVDLTSDESSTLGRAGQLAKFDLSSQMVVELSSLAGTMAREYATRAGESAEVAEALWEMELPRQAGDALPQSKPGALLALADRFDLLAAMFAIGAKPTGSSDPFALRRAALGVVAILRGLDAFSAMTVDSGLRAAADRLRTQGVEVSDESVEDATEFVRGRFAQVLRDEGVPAGLVDALAALSASPGTVDRALADIDSVRHDEAFAPTVEAVQRITRIVPSGTAATYERSALTEPSELVLADAVDALPDHSSGGLREWLPDAGALVDPLRGFFDEVLVMAEDEALRAARLGMLQTVVERAPAGIDWKALDSAV; this is encoded by the coding sequence GTGCTGACCGTGCAAGAAGCCCTCATTCGCCTGCAGAAGTTCTGGACCGACCGTGGCTGCATGGTGGTCCAGCCCTACAACACGGAGGTCGGCGCGGGAACGATGAACCCCGCCACTGTCATGCGGGTGTTGGGACCCGAGCCGTGGCGGGTGGCGTACGTCGAGCCGTCGGTCCGACCCGACGACAGCCGTTATGGCGAGAACCCCAACCGGCTCCAGACGCACACGCAGTTCCAGGTGATCCTGAAGCCCGAGCCGGGCAACCCGCAGGAGCTTTACCTCGAATCACTTGAGGCGCTCGGCATCGATATCGGCGCCCACGACGTGCGCTTCGTTGAGGACAACTGGCAGCACCCAGCCATCGGCGCGTGGGGCCTTGGCTGGGAGGTGTGGCTAGATGGCATGGAGATCACTCAGTTCACCTACTTCCAGCAGGTTGGCGGGCAAAATGTTGACCCGGTGAGCGTCGAGCTGACCTACGGCATCGAGCGCATCATGATGGCCCAGCAGGGCGTGACGCACTTCAAGGACATGGAGTACGCGCCGGGCGTCTCCTACGGGGAAGTCTTCGGCCAGGTCGAGTACGAGATGTCGCGCTACTACCTCGATGACGCCGACGTGAGCACGAATCAAGATCTTTACGAGCGCTACGTCCGCGAGGCTCAGCGCGCGATCGACGCTCGGCTCCCGGTCCCGGCGTGGACCTATGTCCTGAAGAGTTCGCATGCCTTCAACGTGCTCGACTCGCGCGGCGCGATGTCGACGACCGAGCGGGCTAAGGCCTTCTCCACGATGCGGCGGCTCTCCCGGGATATCGGCCAGTTGTGGGTCGAACGCCGCGCGGAGTTGGACTTCCCGTTGCTCAAGAGCGAGATGCCACAGATCCAGGTCGGGTCGGCGGTGCAGTCGCCGGAACCGGACGAGGCTGACCTGATCGCGCCGCGCGAGTTGCCTTCGGATGCGCAGGACCTCGCGCTCGAGATCGGGGTCGAAGAGTTGCCGCCGCACGTCGTGGAGCAAGCCATCGAGCAGGTACGTGCGGGGCTGACCGAAGGCCTCGGCCAGACCAGGCTCGAGCACGGCGAGATCGACGTGGTTGGGACGCCGCGGCGCATTGTTGCGACGATCCGCGACTTATCGGCCCACGAGCCTGACGCGGAGTCGCTGCGCAAGGGCCCCAAAGTCACGGCGGCCTTCGACTCCGACGGTGAGCCGACCAAAGCTGGCGCCGGCTTCGCGCGCGGCCAAAAGGTGGATCCCGCTGAGTTGGTACGGGCCGAGTTCGACGGCGTCGAACATGTCGCGGTGAAGGTGACCGAGCAGGGGCGCCCAGTGCTGGAGGTAGCACGTCAGGTCATCACGGATGTCGTCGGCGGCCTTCGCGCCGACAAGAATATGCGCTGGAACGACCCGCAACTGGCCTATAGCCGACCGATCCGTTGGATCGTGGCTCTCTGGGGAGAAACAGTTGTGCCAGTAGAGGTTTCAGCACTTCGGGCCGGGCGGACGACGTACATTCAGCGCACTGATGCGACCCCACACGTCGTGATCTCTTCGGCTGGACAGTTGAGACCAACGCTGGAGTCGCGCGGGCTGACGCTCGACCCACAGGTGAGGCGCGGCCAGGTCGTCGACCAGGCGCAGGCGCTAGCTGCATCGGTCGGCGGCAGCATCGATGTCGCAGCAGAAGCCGCACTGATCGATGAGATCACCAACCTGGTTGAGGAGCCGCACGGCATCGTGGGCTCGTTCGGACCGAAATACCTCGAAGTGCCCGAACAGATCCTGACCACGGTCATGCGCAAGCACCAGCGCTATTTGCCAGTACGCGACTCCTCCGGTGCGCTCATGGCCCACTTCGTGACGATCGCCAACGGCGACTGCGACGATGATCTGGTGCGGGCAGGCAACGAGTCGGTGTTGAGGGCCCGCTATGAAGACGCCGCGTTCTTCTATCACAGCGACCTCAAGGTCGACTTGGCCGAGCTGCGCTCTGGCATCAACAAACTCACTTTCGAAGATCGACTCGGGTCGATGGCTGACCGCGCTGACCGCATCAGCGACATCGCCGCGTCGTTGAGTGCCAATGTCGACCTCACGAGCGACGAATCGTCGACGCTGGGTCGCGCAGGCCAGTTGGCGAAGTTCGACCTCTCGTCGCAGATGGTGGTCGAGTTGTCGTCGCTCGCCGGAACGATGGCCCGCGAATACGCCACGCGGGCAGGCGAATCCGCCGAAGTGGCGGAGGCGCTCTGGGAGATGGAGTTGCCGCGTCAGGCGGGCGATGCGCTGCCACAGTCCAAACCCGGCGCGCTGTTGGCGCTTGCTGACCGTTTCGATCTCCTCGCTGCGATGTTTGCGATCGGCGCCAAGCCGACCGGTTCATCCGACCCGTTCGCCCTTCGCCGCGCGGCCCTTGGTGTGGTGGCGATCCTGCGTGGGCTCGACGCTTTCTCGGCTATGACGGTGGACTCCGGATTGCGGGCCGCCGCCGACCGACTGCGTACCCAAGGCGTCGAAGTCAGCGACGAATCAGTCGAGGACGCAACGGAGTTCGTCCGTGGGCGCTTTGCTCAGGTGCTTCGCGACGAGGGTGTTCCCGCGGGTCTGGTCGATGCGCTCGCGGCGCTGTCTGCATCGCCGGGAACAGTGGACCGTGCGCTGGCAGATATCGATTCGGTGCGGCACGACGAGGCGTTCGCACCCACCGTGGAGGCCGTCCAGCGGATCACTCGGATCGTTCCGAGCGGCACCGCGGCCACCTACGAGCGCAGTGCACTAACCGAGCCATCTGAGTTGGTGCTTGCGGATGCTGTCGATGCGCTCCCAGACCACTCCAGTGGTGGGCTGCGCGAGTGGCTGCCGGACGCCGGCGCACTGGTTGACCCGCTACGGGGCTTTTTTGATGAGGTGCTGGTCATGGCAGAAGACGAGGCGTTGCGTGCCGCCCGCCTCGGAATGCTGCAGACCGTGGTCGAGCGGGCGCCCGCCGGCATCGACTGGAAGGCCCTTGATTCGGCCGTGTGA
- a CDS encoding DUF2971 domain-containing protein: MKTDAVTAHSPPADLVWHYTDAPGLLAILGSHTLWATSSAFLNDRQEVRLGGEVVFRQVRELAGSLDGPWSELLTQRTARAREDGDLPSSSYYFILSASQSGDSLAMWRLYGGTQESYAIGLDPAAPLGILSTTGVTASPHREGSDVTVTDRGELLRRVPWKPVRYQPAAQETLVKEVVDQLPDQLDSLRDLSADGDRPGSLPEPIGDILNKLTEAMLLIKHEGFTDERETRLSLVVRQLPSAAAESDVVRYRATAYGIAPYVAVTGVSSEDNVVVSTAHHLPIRAVAISPSPNGQEAETSVRHLLASRGYPDVTVSRSAIPFRAG; the protein is encoded by the coding sequence GTGAAGACTGACGCTGTGACTGCCCACTCCCCACCTGCCGATTTGGTGTGGCATTACACCGACGCGCCTGGCCTGCTCGCGATCCTCGGCAGCCACACGTTATGGGCCACTTCATCGGCTTTCCTCAATGATCGCCAGGAAGTTCGCCTCGGAGGTGAGGTGGTCTTTCGGCAGGTCCGTGAGCTGGCGGGTTCGCTCGACGGCCCGTGGTCGGAGTTGCTGACGCAGCGCACGGCACGCGCCCGCGAGGACGGCGACCTGCCGAGTAGTTCGTACTACTTCATCCTCAGCGCATCCCAGTCCGGTGACTCACTGGCTATGTGGCGGTTGTACGGCGGCACCCAGGAGTCCTACGCCATCGGCCTGGACCCGGCCGCGCCATTGGGAATCCTGTCCACCACCGGTGTCACCGCTTCGCCGCACCGGGAGGGCTCGGATGTCACCGTGACCGATCGCGGCGAACTCCTCCGCCGAGTGCCGTGGAAGCCAGTCCGCTACCAGCCCGCCGCGCAGGAGACACTGGTCAAGGAGGTGGTGGACCAACTGCCTGACCAACTCGACTCGCTTCGCGATCTGTCCGCAGATGGCGACCGCCCCGGCTCGTTGCCCGAGCCCATTGGGGACATCCTCAATAAGCTCACCGAGGCGATGTTGCTGATCAAACACGAGGGATTCACTGACGAGCGCGAGACGCGGCTGTCACTGGTGGTACGCCAACTCCCGTCGGCCGCAGCCGAATCCGATGTCGTGCGATATCGCGCCACCGCATACGGCATCGCGCCGTACGTCGCCGTCACGGGAGTTTCGTCCGAGGACAATGTGGTGGTGTCTACTGCCCATCACCTACCGATTCGCGCGGTGGCCATCTCGCCATCGCCGAACGGCCAGGAGGCCGAGACATCCGTACGCCACCTGCTTGCCTCGCGCGGCTATCCCGACGTGACGGTGAGCCGCTCGGCCATCCCGTTCCGAGCTGGCTAA
- a CDS encoding GNAT family N-acetyltransferase, which translates to MSHVEVVPIDALSEDPEQQARLRAAIEMHTESSRAIWGDEHSGWTEDEVRGRRRGGTYHFVDRLAEVEGHAAGMCFMAMPAKDNPHLALLMLAVHPGHRRRGVGTALLEDALGTASRDGRTVVRVDTEWTVGGHDEHGEEFATRHDFVAAQTMTRSVMRLPAPRGPLQIFASGEGVEDAAAFAIEVAWEMPPTEWLDDLAVLEQRMSTDAPQGDTTQEEEAWDAARVAGDCQWAVDSGRRILTVVARDLSTGRLVGFTVLHVTAHDPSLAYQQDTLVLREARGYRLGVRLKAAAALELMDACPEVARIPTWNADDNTHMLAVNRDLGYEPEGYLRVWERRL; encoded by the coding sequence ATGAGCCACGTCGAGGTAGTGCCCATTGATGCGTTGTCAGAGGACCCGGAGCAGCAGGCTCGGTTGCGCGCGGCGATCGAGATGCATACCGAGAGCTCGCGGGCGATCTGGGGCGATGAGCACAGTGGCTGGACCGAGGATGAGGTGCGTGGCCGTCGACGTGGCGGCACATACCACTTTGTGGATCGATTGGCCGAGGTCGAGGGTCATGCGGCTGGCATGTGTTTCATGGCGATGCCCGCGAAGGACAACCCGCACCTGGCGCTGCTCATGCTTGCAGTGCACCCGGGGCATCGCAGGCGGGGAGTTGGAACGGCATTGCTGGAGGACGCGCTCGGGACAGCATCACGTGACGGGCGAACGGTCGTTCGTGTCGACACCGAGTGGACGGTCGGCGGCCACGACGAACACGGGGAGGAGTTCGCGACGCGACATGACTTCGTCGCGGCGCAGACCATGACCCGCAGCGTGATGAGGCTGCCAGCCCCTCGAGGGCCACTGCAGATATTTGCGAGCGGTGAGGGAGTCGAGGACGCCGCCGCGTTCGCGATCGAGGTTGCGTGGGAGATGCCGCCGACCGAGTGGCTGGACGATCTTGCGGTGCTTGAGCAGCGCATGAGTACCGATGCGCCACAAGGAGATACGACCCAGGAGGAAGAGGCGTGGGATGCCGCCCGGGTGGCGGGGGACTGCCAGTGGGCGGTCGATTCGGGCCGCCGCATCCTGACGGTGGTGGCGCGAGACCTGAGCACGGGACGACTGGTGGGGTTCACCGTCCTGCACGTCACAGCGCACGACCCGAGCCTGGCGTACCAACAAGACACCCTCGTGTTGCGCGAGGCCCGCGGCTACCGACTCGGCGTGCGGTTGAAGGCCGCAGCCGCGCTTGAGTTGATGGACGCCTGCCCGGAGGTTGCGCGCATCCCCACCTGGAACGCTGATGACAACACGCACATGCTCGCGGTGAACCGCGATCTGGGATATGAGCCGGAGGGCTACCTGCGGGTGTGGGAGCGCCGACTCTGA
- a CDS encoding DUF3592 domain-containing protein — protein sequence MGKFVPLRERTGWMRFCCVALLVGSLGMLTWSAIQAARTFAFQQSSTEVTGTVVDVRRYASDRTRSGQSKHWTKDITFEYVVRDNTERGVWVNDDRNWTTGQRQSLLVDPSEPTKPRLAGTWGLYRDAFTYAGLAVVLALCAPLVWAVLGHVRSRGQSRRSHTRR from the coding sequence ATGGGGAAATTCGTGCCGTTGCGTGAGCGCACCGGATGGATGCGCTTCTGCTGCGTGGCGCTTCTGGTGGGGTCGCTTGGGATGCTGACTTGGTCGGCAATTCAGGCGGCCCGAACGTTTGCGTTTCAGCAGTCGAGCACCGAGGTCACGGGCACCGTCGTCGACGTCCGCCGATACGCAAGCGATCGCACCCGGTCGGGCCAGTCCAAGCATTGGACAAAAGACATCACGTTTGAATACGTCGTGCGCGACAACACCGAGCGTGGGGTCTGGGTGAATGACGACCGCAACTGGACCACGGGGCAACGACAGTCGCTTCTGGTCGACCCGAGCGAGCCAACAAAACCGCGACTAGCGGGCACCTGGGGCCTCTACCGCGACGCCTTTACCTACGCTGGCCTGGCCGTCGTCCTGGCGCTATGCGCCCCGCTGGTGTGGGCGGTCCTGGGCCATGTCAGGTCGCGTGGTCAGAGTCGGCGCTCCCACACCCGCAGGTAG